One segment of Eretmochelys imbricata isolate rEreImb1 chromosome 5, rEreImb1.hap1, whole genome shotgun sequence DNA contains the following:
- the LOC144264767 gene encoding beta-1,3-galactosyltransferase 5-like: MALMHPWCLKGLICVSGLLSLILLWCLLVMTADVQKRWQLSSRFPIIQGKLPRRSRFGAIESAQRGVDFPSLFTNSLTDPHCEPGQLLLILVTSAPGNSEPRQVIRRTWAAHEGPTAYQWQSVFLVGQSADVGVAQGIQREQQEFGDILIGNYQDTYRNLTLKVMHGFKWVAKQCRPSYILKTDDDCFVNTDRLPEFLLEHNTIKTGLYAGSLFSREKRQVIREPSSKWFVSRQDYHPDEYPPYASGIGYILSLDAIEQILWAAEHVHPIPVEDAYIGILAEKAGIRVKSSARFAKHNVRWRVCNYRYLMVIHHLSPHEQEVAKGNMLQARSACHDSLEVTRWK; encoded by the coding sequence ATGGCACTGATGCATCCGTGGTGCTTGAAAGGGCTGATCTGTGTCAGCGGCCTTCTCTCACTCATCCTGCTTTGGTGCCTGCTGGTCATGACAGCTGATGTCCAGAAGAGATGGCAGCTTTCCAGTCGCTTCCCCATCATCCAAGGGAAGCTGCCCAGAAGGTCTCGCTTTGGGGCCATTGAATCTGCCCAGAGAGGCGTGGACTTTCCATCTCTGTTCACTAACTCTCTCACAGATCCTCACTGTGAGCCTGGGCAGCTGCTCCTGATCCTCGTGACTTCAGCCCCAGGGAATTCAGAGCCCAGGCAGGTGATCAGGAGAACCTGGGCTGCCCATGAGGGACCGACAGCATACCAATGGCAGTCTGTGTTCTTAGTTGGCCAGTCTGCAGACGTTGGGGTAGCCCAGGGCatccagagagagcagcaggagtttggggacATCCTGATTGGGAATTATCAGGACACCTATCGGAACCTCACCCTGAAGGTCATGCATGGGTTTAAGTGGGTGGCCAAGCAGTGCCGGCCCAGCTACATTCTAAAGACAGATGATGACTGCTTCGTCAACACAGACCGGCTGCCAGAGTTCCTGCTGGAGCACAACACTATTAAGACGGGCCTGTATGCAGGATCCCTCTTCTCCAGGGAGAAGCGGCAGGTCATCAGAGAGCCTTCCAGCAAATGGTTTGTCTCCAGGCAAGACTACCACCCAGATGAATACCCACCATACGCCAGTGGCATCGGCTACATCCTGTCTCTGGATGCCATTGAGCAGATCCTGTGGGCAGCAGAACACGTCCACCCCATCCCAGTAGAAGATGCCTACATCGGCATTTTGGCTGAGAAAGCTGGGATCCGGGTGAAATCCAGTGCGCGCTTCGCCAAGCACAACGTGAGGTGGCGGGTGTGTAACTACCGCTACCTGATGGTGATTCATCACCTGAGCCCACATGAGCAGGAGGTGGCCAAGGGGAACATGCTGCAGGCTCGGAGTGCCTGCCATGACAGTCTGGAGGTCACCAGGTGGAAGTGA